One part of the Dyadobacter sp. 676 genome encodes these proteins:
- a CDS encoding TonB-dependent receptor, with protein sequence MTRIALLLIVTLSHVVADGFSQKISFHARNLPLKTAMRDIEKQTGYSFLYDELDLPSSKRVSVKLKNASIDELLLAVFGDMPLSYKIFQRNIVLKKAVKAPTQETTIPARVPPMQPAIRLNQRAIDPLPVSTDRIVRGRVTDENGSPFPGVSIVVKNSQTGTATDANGEFRLSIPESLAGQGELVIVASFVGYKNREIPVGNNMELNFGMTVDTKALNDVVVIGYGTQKQSSITGSVASLPMKNVASQPLTSLDQALGGQIAGVNVAQTKGAPGGGVSVRVRGTGSIGAGNEPLYVIDGFPVSGDFNSNFNPLSSINPNDIESIEILKDASAAAIYGSRGSNGVVLVTTKHGKSGKSVVQLDTYYGFQQVANKIDMLDAREYAEYNTEARNNAWVDRGGNASDPNSVRPAALQIPEMFMNPATLGKGTDWQDEVFRTAAIQNHQLSVSGGNDKTTFFLSGAYFKQDGIVMKTGFERYSARVNLDHHISRNVSVGINLSPSFATSRILPVEDQVFTGGILGSALSLPPTVPVYNPDGSFTTLLGPSPYNIGVIDNPVAIASKIKDKRTVFRTLGNVYAEIKLLDGLKFRTSFGLDYSDARENAYYPSDLGWNGVPAPVQARAIASTGRDLNWLNENILSYKKVLGTRHELDLLAGFTAQKAHGESAALNATNFPTDLVPTLNAGQVTGGGTGMSEWSLLSLLARVNYTYSGKYLFSATMRRDGSSRFGARNKWGTFPSVSAGWYISEEGFMKSQNAVTDLKLRASYGLAGNNTIGNYNHIGLLSNRRYSFGAGTGSLVYGLYPSSISNEQLGWEMMHQFDIGVDFALLRNRLSFTIDFYNKNTTDLLLNVPVPASTGYETALQNIGKLNNRGWEFSINSKNLTGAFKWSTAFNISFNKNKVVKLGPSGNPIISKSPSFSPNTHITRIGSPIGSFWGYDAIGVYQSQEDVDNSPRVTGNAGSRPGDLKFRDIDGDGTITPSDVTIIGDNSPDFFYGITNNFSYGPFSLSILGDGVQGIQLLNGSRRNIGLVNGSYSRKDVLGRWQSPQQPGDGRTPRANVAPTGGNVSYVSSLLVENASFFRIRNINLRYNLPENVSKSVYLQNAAVTLSVQNAFTFTPYRGYNPEQSLNGSSALTPGVDFNGYPLARTFTLGLNLTF encoded by the coding sequence ATGACCAGGATCGCGCTTTTGCTTATCGTAACCCTCTCCCACGTGGTGGCGGACGGGTTCAGTCAAAAGATTTCCTTTCATGCCAGGAACCTGCCCCTGAAGACAGCGATGCGGGATATTGAAAAACAGACAGGCTACTCGTTTCTGTACGACGAGCTGGATCTGCCATCGTCGAAGCGGGTGTCGGTTAAGCTGAAAAACGCTTCGATCGATGAGCTGTTGCTGGCGGTTTTCGGAGATATGCCGTTGTCTTACAAAATTTTTCAACGGAATATTGTCTTGAAAAAGGCCGTGAAAGCTCCCACGCAGGAAACCACGATCCCAGCGCGGGTCCCGCCGATGCAGCCCGCGATTCGGCTCAATCAGCGGGCCATCGATCCATTGCCCGTAAGCACCGACCGCATCGTCCGGGGCCGTGTGACCGACGAAAACGGCAGCCCGTTCCCCGGCGTGAGCATCGTAGTCAAAAACTCGCAAACCGGTACGGCAACCGACGCCAACGGCGAGTTTCGCCTGAGCATACCGGAGTCGCTCGCGGGACAGGGCGAACTGGTAATCGTGGCGAGTTTTGTAGGGTATAAAAACCGCGAGATTCCCGTTGGCAACAACATGGAGCTGAACTTCGGGATGACCGTCGACACAAAAGCGCTGAACGACGTGGTGGTGATCGGGTACGGTACACAGAAACAGAGCAGCATTACCGGCTCGGTAGCTTCGTTACCCATGAAAAATGTGGCCAGCCAGCCATTAACGAGCCTCGACCAGGCCCTGGGCGGACAAATCGCCGGGGTGAATGTGGCGCAGACGAAGGGTGCGCCCGGCGGGGGCGTGTCCGTACGTGTACGCGGGACGGGGTCGATTGGGGCGGGGAACGAACCGCTGTACGTGATTGACGGATTCCCGGTATCCGGCGATTTCAACAGCAATTTCAACCCGCTTTCGTCCATCAATCCCAATGATATCGAATCCATCGAAATACTCAAAGACGCATCGGCTGCGGCTATCTACGGCTCGCGCGGAAGCAATGGCGTGGTGCTGGTGACGACCAAGCACGGCAAATCGGGGAAGTCGGTCGTGCAGCTGGATACTTATTATGGTTTTCAGCAGGTAGCCAACAAGATCGATATGCTCGACGCACGCGAATACGCCGAATACAATACCGAGGCGCGCAACAATGCGTGGGTCGACCGGGGCGGTAATGCCAGCGATCCCAACAGTGTGCGGCCCGCGGCGCTGCAAATCCCGGAAATGTTTATGAACCCTGCGACATTAGGTAAAGGCACCGACTGGCAGGACGAGGTTTTCCGCACGGCCGCTATTCAAAATCACCAGCTGTCGGTTTCGGGAGGGAATGATAAAACGACATTTTTTCTGTCAGGGGCCTATTTCAAACAGGACGGCATCGTCATGAAAACCGGTTTCGAGCGGTATTCGGCGCGGGTGAACCTCGACCACCATATTTCCAGAAATGTAAGCGTGGGAATAAACCTGTCGCCTTCGTTTGCGACGAGCCGTATTCTGCCCGTAGAGGACCAGGTGTTTACAGGAGGGATTCTCGGCTCCGCATTGTCATTACCACCGACCGTGCCCGTTTACAATCCCGACGGCTCGTTTACGACACTGCTCGGCCCTTCGCCTTACAACATCGGGGTGATCGACAATCCGGTGGCCATTGCGAGCAAAATCAAGGACAAACGCACGGTATTCAGGACATTGGGTAATGTGTATGCCGAAATAAAGCTGCTTGACGGTCTTAAATTCCGGACCTCTTTCGGCCTCGACTACTCCGACGCCCGGGAAAATGCGTACTATCCGTCCGACCTGGGCTGGAACGGCGTTCCGGCGCCCGTACAGGCGAGAGCGATAGCGTCGACGGGACGTGATCTGAACTGGCTCAACGAAAACATTCTCAGCTATAAAAAAGTCCTCGGTACCAGGCACGAACTCGACCTCCTGGCCGGTTTCACAGCACAAAAGGCGCATGGCGAGTCGGCGGCACTGAATGCAACCAACTTCCCGACCGACCTGGTGCCCACGCTGAATGCGGGCCAGGTGACGGGCGGTGGTACCGGCATGTCGGAGTGGTCGTTGCTGTCGTTGCTGGCGCGTGTGAATTACACCTATTCCGGCAAGTACCTTTTCTCGGCAACCATGCGGCGCGACGGGTCGTCCCGATTCGGCGCGCGGAACAAATGGGGGACGTTCCCGTCGGTTTCAGCGGGCTGGTACATTTCGGAAGAAGGTTTCATGAAATCGCAGAACGCGGTAACCGACCTGAAACTGCGGGCCAGTTACGGATTGGCCGGTAACAACACGATCGGCAATTATAACCACATTGGTTTGCTTTCCAACCGCCGTTACAGTTTCGGGGCCGGAACCGGCTCGCTGGTTTACGGACTTTACCCGAGTTCGATCAGCAACGAGCAGCTTGGCTGGGAAATGATGCATCAATTCGATATCGGTGTCGATTTCGCATTGCTGCGCAACCGGCTCAGTTTTACCATTGATTTTTATAACAAAAACACCACCGACCTACTGCTTAATGTACCCGTGCCGGCTTCCACCGGCTATGAAACAGCCCTTCAGAACATTGGCAAGCTCAATAACCGCGGCTGGGAGTTTAGTATTAATTCCAAAAACCTGACCGGCGCATTCAAGTGGTCGACCGCATTCAATATTTCCTTTAATAAAAACAAAGTGGTGAAACTGGGGCCATCCGGCAACCCCATCATTTCTAAAAGCCCTTCTTTCAGCCCGAACACCCATATCACCAGGATCGGCTCGCCGATCGGCAGTTTCTGGGGATACGACGCGATCGGCGTTTACCAGTCGCAGGAGGATGTCGACAACAGCCCGAGGGTGACCGGCAATGCGGGATCGCGTCCCGGCGACCTGAAATTCCGGGACATCGACGGCGACGGCACCATTACCCCGAGCGACGTGACCATCATCGGCGACAACAGCCCCGACTTCTTTTACGGCATTACCAATAATTTCTCCTACGGCCCGTTCAGCCTGAGCATATTGGGGGACGGCGTGCAGGGCATCCAGCTTTTGAACGGTTCCCGCCGGAATATCGGGCTGGTGAACGGCAGTTACAGCCGGAAAGACGTACTGGGCCGCTGGCAGTCTCCCCAGCAGCCGGGCGACGGCCGCACACCGCGGGCGAATGTGGCGCCGACGGGCGGTAATGTGAGCTACGTATCGAGCTTGCTGGTCGAAAATGCTTCGTTTTTCAGGATCAGGAATATCAATTTGAGATACAACCTTCCTGAAAACGTTTCGAAGTCGGTATATCTGCAAAATGCGGCGGTGACGCTTTCGGTACAAAACGCCTTCACATTTACACCATACCGCGGCTATAACCCCGAGCAAAGCCTGAACGGCAGCAGCGCGCTCACGCCCGGCGTCGATTTCAACGGTTACCCGCTGGCCCGCACGTTTACCCTTGGACTGAACCTGACATTCTAA